The following proteins are encoded in a genomic region of Oncorhynchus kisutch isolate 150728-3 linkage group LG6, Okis_V2, whole genome shotgun sequence:
- the pla2g3 gene encoding group 3 secretory phospholipase A2 yields MHINSILFSAVIMAAVSLMLTTAAAADPRDFCFWTKVTSNGETHLSFLRHHSETHHASSSSLHLYHSVWSLGNRLVNCAVSDDTAVTDSYMSVCREKNTTGEFSDCPCERFDVSAQSELESHCAPVSSPTVTQREAVGDASEEHRETRRKRHARSVIDDIAFQNPLGDGGDSSRDETQTHRRVKRGLIVPGTLWCGSGNKAETYDDLGVFAETDSCCREHDQCQDTILSFETNYGVFNTNIFTLSHCHCDNRFHQCLLEAEDSISDTVGYVFFNLLKMHCFEFSHRLQCSQRNWFGMCQQYEMSLYAVVHPPTFYNSTQPDPDLEDDDMADNTTTTISTSSSSSSSTSNSTTSIYTSSTSLSTSPTTSISISISTTSPSTSSTSISSSTISTSISTSPSTTSTSPTTFPYIATSTSPSTSTSPSTSTSPSTPPSTSTPTTPSSAAPADLTPGGQSGTPASGSPFIHPYPGEDNMVANTSPTSTTGTATAIGTQSSTSGLETSASGPALALASPAEPTHHTGLTLPKSNQDAASTGKQHVYVCDVYRDLDDCRFKIPAHQKRYSLLNPEPRTLFHCNCTSRLSEVLVQQKEISRVQTILLKYISLSCFTLQPQVCTQGTSCSASLVKPSPAQLEQQKINGGGMEEWRHLPAAGHNGRRPKSRWAKRRLHKLCIRMTRKHSQCALVEDAVPM; encoded by the exons ATGCACATCAACTCCATTTTATTTTCTGCTGTAATAATGGCAGCAGTGTCACTGATGTTgaccactgcagctgctgctgacCCGAGGGATTTCTGTTTCTGGACTAAAGTCACGTCGAACGGTGAGACCCATCTCAGCTTTCTCCGACACCACAGCGAAACTCACCacgcctcctcctcatccctccatctctaccacagTGTGTGGTCGTTGGGGAATAGACTGGTCAACTGCGCAGTGAGTGACGACACGGCCGTTACAGACAGCTACATGTCTGTGTGTCGGGAGAAGAACACCACAGGAGAGTTCTCTGACTGTCCTTGTGAACGTTTTGATGTCAGTGCGCAGTCTGAACTTGAAAGCCACTGCGCTCCTGTTAGCTCTCCAACGGTTACCCAGCGCGAAGCCGTTGGAGATGCCTCTGAGGAACATAGAGAGACAAGGCGTAAGAGGCACGCACGGAGCGTTATTGATGATATAGCGTTCCAGAATCCTCTTGGAGACGGTGGTGACAGTTCCAGGGATGAGACGCAAACCCATCGGCGCGTAAAACGTGGTCTCATCGTGCCGGGAACGCTTTGGTGCGGCTCAGGGAACAAGGCGGAGACCTATGACGATTTAG GTGTGTTTGCAGAGACAGACAGTTGCTGCAGGGAGCATGACCAATGTCAGGACACCATCCTGTCATTCGAGACCAACTATGGAGTTTTCAACACAAACATTTTCACCCTGTCCCACTGCCACTGTGATAACAG GTTTCACCAGTGTTTGCTGGAGGCTGAGGACAGTATTTCTGACACAGTGGGATACGTCTTCTTCAACCTGCTGAAGATGCACTGCTTTGAGTTCTCCCACAGACTACAGTGCTCTCAGAGGAACTGGTTTGGCAT GTGTCAACAGTATGAGATGTCTCTGTATGCTGTGGTCCATCCTCCCACCTTCTACAACTCCACCCAGCCAGACCCTGACTTAGAGGACGATGACATGGCTGacaataccaccactaccatctccacctcctcctcctcctcctcctccacttccaaCTCTACCACCTCCATCtacacctcctctacctccctctccacatctcccaccacctccatctccatctccatctccaccacctctccctccacctcctctacctccatctcttcctccaccatctctacctccatctccacatctccctccaccacttcaacctctcccaccaccTTTCCCTACATTGCCacttccacctctccctccacctccacctctccctccacctccacctctccctccacccctccctccacatcCACCCCCACCACTCCTTCCAGTGCTGCCCCAGCAGACCTCACCCCAGGGGGTCAGAGTGGAACACCAGCCTCTGGCTCGCCTTTCATCCACCCTTACCCTGGAGAGGACAATATGGTTGCCAATACttcccccacctccaccactggCACTGCTACTGCTATAGGGACCCAGAGTAGCACCTCGGGACTAGAAACCTCAGCCTCGGGCCCAGCATTGGCTTTGGCCTCGCCAGCTGAACCCACCCACCATACTGGCCTGACTCTGCCTAAGTCTAACCAGGACGCAGCAAGCACAG GGAAgcagcatgtgtatgtgtgtgatgtaTACAGAGACCTGGATGACTGCAGGTTTAAGATCCCTGCTCACCAGAAGAGATACAGCCTCCTCAACCCAGAACCCAGGACCCTCTTCCACTGCAACTGTACCAGCAG actGTCTGAGGTTCTGGTTCAGCAGAAGGAGATATCTCGGGTTCAGACTATCCTGTTGAAGtacatctctctgtcctgctTCACATTACAGCCACAGGTCTGCACACAGGGGACAAG CTGCTCGGCTTCTCTGGTCAAACCCTCTCCTGCTCAGCTGGAGCAGCAAAAGATCAATGGTGGAGGCATGGAGGAGTGGCGCCATCTACCGGCCGCTGGCCACAACGGCAGGAGGCCCAAATCTAGATGGGCCAAACGCAGACTACACAAACTCTGCATCAGGATGACCAGGAAGCACAGTCAATGTGCTTTAGTAGAAGATGCAGTGCCAATGTGA